CCTTATTTGAACTTTTCAGGGTCCTAGGGTTTATTAGCAGTGATAACCATTGTAAGGAGTTCTGTAAGACACTTCCTCATAGGAACTTTTTATCTTTCATGACAGGTTTGTCGAGACAACATTGGCAATGTGCACGAATCAGTAGAAAGTCCAAAGACAGCGATGGAGGAATGCATTGATTCCCTCGAGGTTAGATGTGTTATTAGAAGCTAAGTATGAAACGTACTTACCGGAGcttttttatcttgaatgcatgacAGAAAAATCCTGACAAGATGATGGAGCTGGATGGAAAGGACAAGCCGCTTCGGATTTCAGGGTGCAAGCGGAGACACTGATCCAGCCGAACAGATACTATGCGGACTAGTATGGTAAATAGATATTCACTTTTTGACTCTAGAGTAAATGAAATGTCTCCCAATAAATTTCACTTAAAATATAGCCCCTATGCAGAATCCACTCTCTCTTATAGGCTGTTTGGACACACAGCCAGAAGTTGTTTTTGCCTTTTGAAAGCAAAAAATTCGGAAGTTAATTTGTGTGCACAATTTCAAAAACCCTAGTTAGTTTAAAAAGCAAACTCCCTCTTACGTCTGCCGATTCCTAAGAAACCCCAGCAACAGTTCAGCTCCTTCTCTCAGATTGTGCAGTAGAGATGCATATTCCAGCCTCTGACGATTGCAATCCACCCCCTTCCCTCCCCGGGCCTAGTCTTACAACTATAGTATCAGAAACTCTAGGAGTTACGATTTCACCGATGCGCGAAAGAGGTGTTCCTGAAACACCAGATCAACTTCAGGCATCTTTCAATGAAATATTCGATGCTTACACTGAAGCCTGTCAGGATCATGCATCTGAACCTCCTGATACATTTGCTGATTCTCTTCATGATTTTGAAGTTAAACTTATTAAAGTAGTTTTAAGGTTCAGATTTTTCAAAGCTGTTAATCCTGATATTTATCTCGATGTAGTAAAGCTTCCGGCTATTAGATCGATGCTTGATTTATTAAATGGTAGATATCATTGTGGGAACCTTTTAGCTGGTTTTATTCTTTGTACATTCGAAAGGCTAACTGATCCGGATATTTTTGTACCTGGTCAAGAAGAAGAAGCTACCTTGTTTGTTAAATCTCTAGTTGAGCTTGGAGCCCTGAACGTATTTGTTTCTACTCTTGATAAGTTTCCTGTAGATGCTGTTCATTTCCCAGCAGTTCAAACTATTGCGCAGATGATTTTTCTTGTACCAGAATTAGCAGTACCCGCTGGACTGAATTCCCAACTGATGGATTGGGTGTTTAAAGCACTCAGCTCTCCCATATGGAATGATCTAAAAATGCATGTTCTGGGGTTATTAAATACTCTTTTGATGTCTAGTATGGAAAATAGACGTGAATTTGGGAAAATGGATGCTGTAATTGTTGTAGTAAATGCTCTTTCATCTCTTGAAGAAGATTTTGTCCCGCACGAAGAATACCTGCTGCAGACTTTGTTTTGTTGTTTACTTTTTCTATTAGAATGTCCAGACAATATAGTGAGGTTTGCCGAGGCTGGAGGTGT
This is a stretch of genomic DNA from Papaver somniferum cultivar HN1 chromosome 1, ASM357369v1, whole genome shotgun sequence. It encodes these proteins:
- the LOC113287459 gene encoding uncharacterized protein LOC113287459; translation: MHIPASDDCNPPPSLPGPSLTTIVSETLGVTISPMRERGVPETPDQLQASFNEIFDAYTEACQDHASEPPDTFADSLHDFEVKLIKVVLRFRFFKAVNPDIYLDVVKLPAIRSMLDLLNGRYHCGNLLAGFILCTFERLTDPDIFVPGQEEEATLFVKSLVELGALNVFVSTLDKFPVDAVHFPAVQTIAQMIFLVPELAVPAGLNSQLMDWVFKALSSPIWNDLKMHVLGLLNTLLMSSMENRREFGKMDAVIVVVNALSSLEEDFVPHEEYLLQTLFCCLLFLLECPDNIVRFAEAGGVQSMIGIIQQEDFGYCHGSAIVALDKAVEAYQSAYEEFVNDDLAFDTAFHPFRDMNPPSIYHEMEEIEEHQISLIASLIGGIAKTENSLLKKFEENDFERITWLMELYSEKVEAVTNHLKGKQSIDVILGYLWSSEYSTIQSRIKSQLTHQDLEMKHVEDSLSAYRDNIGNAGESVESPKTAMEECIDSLEVMKCY